A stretch of the Pseudomonas sp. ACM7 genome encodes the following:
- a CDS encoding ATP-binding cassette domain-containing protein, which translates to MTQRLLQLDQVSFNLPDGRVLFDHLNHTFSTRATGIVGANGCGKSLLGRLLTGEQRPTSGIVRREGRVYAVAQLLEPERYPSVAALAGVDPILAALDRIAQGSVDDDDHSLAVDQWDCATRLEAELQQIGLGHLNADARTDALSGGERQRVALLGAWLSRADWLILDEPSNHLDIDQQYKLSQQIDRWPNGLVLISHDRGLLEHVNEIVELSPLGLAVYGGNYSQYAAAREQEQQSFQSALQGERAQAKREQREMAVQMERQQRRNTRGDRQARDGNQTKLITNAQKERSENSQGKLRLNQQVAREQQQQRIAEARARCAPDIQRMMLSPESVVPNGKLIVQLNDVILPFGYATPVNLTLTGPMRMAILGANGSGKSTLLQVIAGQLPVREGEVVRSCHVGWLDQHAGLQHPERTAVQWLYESNPQLPEAEARTRLAQMGIDADRATLKTCQLSGGERLKIALAAQLYAQRPPQLLLLDEPDNHLDLPSKIALEQMLNQNQGALIVVSHDSAFLQAIHLDAEFHLNS; encoded by the coding sequence ATGACTCAACGGTTACTTCAACTGGATCAAGTGTCGTTCAACCTGCCCGACGGGCGCGTTCTGTTTGATCACTTGAACCACACCTTCAGTACCAGGGCCACCGGCATCGTGGGCGCCAATGGCTGTGGCAAGTCCTTGCTTGGCCGGCTCCTGACGGGGGAGCAACGGCCCACCAGCGGCATCGTCCGTCGCGAAGGCCGGGTTTACGCCGTGGCGCAGTTACTGGAACCCGAGCGCTATCCCAGCGTTGCCGCGCTGGCCGGGGTCGACCCTATTCTGGCGGCGCTGGATCGCATTGCCCAAGGCAGCGTCGACGATGACGACCATTCGCTGGCGGTCGACCAATGGGATTGCGCCACACGCCTTGAGGCGGAACTGCAGCAGATCGGCCTGGGCCATTTGAATGCCGACGCGCGCACCGATGCACTCAGTGGTGGCGAACGGCAACGGGTGGCGTTGCTGGGGGCGTGGTTATCCAGAGCCGACTGGCTCATTCTGGATGAGCCCAGTAATCACCTGGATATTGATCAGCAATACAAGTTATCGCAGCAGATCGATCGCTGGCCCAACGGCCTGGTGTTGATCAGCCACGACCGGGGTCTTCTGGAGCACGTAAACGAAATTGTCGAGCTTTCACCTTTGGGGCTGGCGGTTTATGGCGGCAACTACAGTCAGTATGCGGCGGCACGCGAGCAAGAACAGCAGTCGTTCCAGTCGGCATTGCAAGGGGAGCGGGCGCAGGCCAAGCGCGAGCAACGTGAGATGGCCGTTCAGATGGAGCGTCAGCAACGGCGTAATACGCGCGGAGACCGTCAGGCCCGCGACGGCAATCAGACCAAGCTGATCACCAACGCCCAGAAAGAGCGCAGTGAAAACAGTCAGGGAAAATTGCGCCTCAATCAACAGGTGGCCCGGGAGCAGCAACAACAACGGATCGCCGAGGCCCGTGCGCGGTGTGCGCCGGACATACAACGCATGATGTTGTCTCCGGAAAGCGTAGTGCCCAATGGCAAGCTGATTGTGCAGCTCAACGACGTCATTCTCCCGTTCGGTTACGCAACGCCGGTCAATCTGACGCTGACGGGGCCTATGCGCATGGCTATCCTAGGCGCTAACGGTAGCGGCAAGTCGACCTTGTTGCAGGTGATTGCCGGCCAACTGCCGGTGCGCGAAGGCGAGGTCGTGCGCAGTTGTCATGTTGGCTGGCTGGATCAACACGCCGGATTGCAGCACCCCGAACGCACGGCGGTGCAATGGCTCTACGAGAGTAATCCGCAGTTGCCCGAAGCCGAGGCGCGAACCCGGTTGGCGCAGATGGGCATTGATGCGGATCGTGCGACGCTCAAGACCTGTCAGTTGAGTGGCGGTGAGCGTCTGAAAATCGCACTGGCTGCGCAGTTATATGCACAGCGGCCACCGCAATTGCTGTTGCTGGACGAACCGGACAACCATTTGGACTTGCCCAGTAAAATTGCGCTGGAGCAGATGCTCAATCAGAACCAAGGGGCATTGATCGTCGTCTCCCACGACAGCGCTTTTTTACAGGCCATTCATCTGGACGCCGAGTTCCATCTCAACAGCTAG
- a CDS encoding BatD family protein, producing MTRFTAFLLALLLWTVQAQAAGLVASVDRSRLNSGETIELTLESNDVTQFGKPDLTPLEPLFEVRGTRQVNQLTTLNGDNRATTRWIITLLPRQNGSVVVPSLQLGDVQSQPITVQVVETETQDSPTKRAPVFIDASLDQNSVYVQAQAILTLRIYHSVSLYDDSSLPPLQIPDVRIEQLGEARTYEKDINGLRHGVIEMRYAIYPQHSGELVIPPQIFNAALVDVQPAKDSAAQAPKSGKLMRVSSAEILLTVKAKPITYPADMPWLPARSLSLSESWNPEPDHAQVGDSLTRSLTVKAEGLDSSQLPPLPATDVNGLRRYPDQPVLGNQNSERGLIGSREDREALVPTRSGAIELPAVEVIWWNTFEDHLDHSSLPARTLPVANNPSLMVDTPAGTPQVFSAADNEALWWWKLSTLILACTTLLGFGLWWRARWQPAILRAAQTGPSPRTVLDDLKRACQANDSHATRQALDAWARQQPETLADMAARFVPLSDALDGLNGALYSETGQHWQGEDLWRAIKAIPIAERVQDPVGDSGLPPLYPK from the coding sequence ATGACCCGCTTCACCGCTTTCTTGCTCGCACTGCTTCTCTGGACTGTTCAAGCCCAGGCTGCGGGGCTGGTCGCCAGTGTCGATCGCAGTCGCCTGAACAGCGGCGAAACGATTGAACTGACCTTGGAATCCAACGACGTGACGCAGTTCGGCAAGCCTGATCTGACACCGCTGGAGCCGCTGTTCGAAGTGCGCGGCACCCGTCAAGTCAACCAACTGACCACCCTGAACGGCGACAACCGTGCGACCACCCGCTGGATCATCACTCTGCTTCCTCGGCAGAACGGCAGCGTGGTTGTTCCGTCACTGCAATTGGGTGACGTGCAGAGCCAGCCAATCACCGTGCAAGTGGTCGAAACCGAAACCCAGGACAGCCCGACCAAACGGGCCCCGGTGTTCATCGACGCCAGCCTCGATCAAAACAGCGTGTACGTACAAGCCCAGGCGATCCTGACCTTGCGCATCTACCATTCGGTGTCGCTATACGACGACAGCAGCCTGCCCCCTTTGCAAATCCCCGATGTGCGCATCGAGCAACTGGGCGAGGCGCGCACCTACGAGAAAGACATCAATGGTCTGCGCCACGGAGTGATCGAGATGCGCTACGCAATCTACCCGCAACACAGCGGTGAGTTGGTCATTCCGCCGCAGATATTCAATGCCGCACTCGTGGACGTACAGCCCGCGAAGGACTCCGCCGCGCAGGCACCGAAATCCGGCAAATTGATGCGGGTCAGCTCCGCCGAGATTCTGCTGACGGTCAAAGCCAAACCCATCACCTACCCGGCCGACATGCCATGGCTGCCGGCCCGTAGCCTCAGCCTGAGCGAAAGCTGGAACCCGGAGCCGGATCATGCGCAGGTGGGTGACTCTTTGACCCGCAGCCTGACAGTAAAGGCTGAAGGCCTGGACAGTTCGCAATTGCCGCCGCTGCCTGCCACCGACGTCAACGGCTTGCGGCGCTACCCGGATCAACCGGTGCTGGGCAACCAGAACAGCGAGCGCGGGCTGATCGGCAGTCGCGAGGACCGTGAGGCCCTGGTGCCAACACGTAGTGGCGCAATCGAGTTGCCAGCGGTTGAAGTGATCTGGTGGAACACCTTCGAGGACCACCTGGATCACAGCAGCCTGCCGGCCCGAACCCTGCCGGTGGCGAACAATCCGAGCCTGATGGTCGACACCCCGGCCGGCACGCCTCAAGTCTTTTCCGCGGCCGACAACGAAGCCCTCTGGTGGTGGAAACTCAGCACCCTGATCCTGGCCTGCACTACCCTGCTGGGCTTCGGTCTCTGGTGGCGCGCCCGCTGGCAACCGGCAATCCTGCGCGCCGCGCAGACCGGCCCGAGCCCGCGCACCGTGCTCGACGATCTCAAGCGCGCCTGTCAGGCCAACGACTCCCACGCCACCCGCCAGGCCCTCGACGCCTGGGCCCGGCAACAACCGGAAACCCTGGCCGATATGGCGGCGCGTTTTGTGCCGCTGTCCGACGCCCTCGATGGCTTGAACGGCGCGCTCTACAGCGAAACCGGCCAGCATTGGCAAGGTGAAGACTTGTGGCGGGCGATCAAGGCGATCCCGATTGCCGAGCGGGTTCAGGACCCGGTGGGCGACAGTGGGTTGCCACCGCTTTATCCGAAGTAA
- a CDS encoding tetratricopeptide repeat protein, with amino-acid sequence MSALWPYLFRPWWLLLLPLLGWLLWQLWHRQKRAGRWQMILPPAFHAALLSGGNGRDSKLPWVILGCAWVLTVLALLGPSWERVEQASQKPADPLVVVLELTPEMLATDVPPNRLEQARRKLFDLLENRSDAQTAIVVYSGSAHTLVPLSDDLSTSRNLLDALKPSLMPQAGHRADLAVTKALALLEQGALGDGRILLIGSTLTELERHGIEQALDGKSTQFLMLGIGTAEGAPITQEDGSFLKDDQGAILVPHLDEPGLKAFANDLNGSYRHARLDDADLRALGLLDGPRALRNDGQTLRLDTWADQGYWLLLPLLLLAACAGRRGWLFCLPLLLLLPQPSYAFDFNDLWLRPDQQGLILLKQKRPAEAAQHFEDRQWQGVALYEAGDYSGAAQRFAEGSDAHAHYNRGNALAKSGELEAALDAYEQALERQPDLRPALTNKALVESLLKQKNAPPPVAPDKNAGNETEPPTQEPPPGAATQPSDEGDPKTDGQQTTTDSEQQSKTPPKPGTNEVPGSELGNEDSTRPPMRPASDSIDGEQRQALEQWLRKIPDDPGELLRRKFWYEQQQHQDQGKTR; translated from the coding sequence ATGAGTGCACTCTGGCCGTACTTGTTCCGCCCCTGGTGGTTGCTGTTGTTGCCATTGCTTGGCTGGTTGCTCTGGCAGCTCTGGCATCGGCAGAAACGCGCCGGGCGCTGGCAGATGATTCTGCCACCGGCCTTCCACGCGGCGTTGCTCAGTGGTGGCAACGGTCGCGACAGCAAATTGCCGTGGGTCATCCTTGGATGTGCCTGGGTGCTGACCGTTCTGGCGCTGCTCGGGCCGAGCTGGGAACGTGTCGAGCAAGCAAGCCAGAAACCCGCCGACCCGCTGGTCGTGGTCCTTGAGCTGACCCCGGAAATGCTCGCCACCGACGTGCCACCCAACCGGCTGGAACAGGCCCGGCGCAAGCTGTTCGACTTGCTGGAGAACCGCAGCGACGCCCAGACCGCGATTGTCGTCTACTCCGGCAGCGCTCACACGCTGGTGCCCCTTTCGGATGACCTGTCGACCAGCCGCAATCTATTGGATGCCCTCAAGCCTTCACTGATGCCCCAAGCAGGACATCGCGCCGATCTGGCGGTGACCAAGGCCCTTGCCCTGCTGGAACAGGGCGCCCTCGGTGACGGACGTATCCTGCTGATCGGTTCGACCTTGACCGAACTGGAACGCCATGGGATTGAGCAGGCGCTGGACGGCAAGTCGACACAATTTCTGATGCTCGGTATCGGCACTGCCGAAGGCGCGCCGATCACCCAGGAGGACGGCAGTTTTCTGAAGGACGACCAGGGCGCAATTCTGGTACCACATCTGGACGAACCAGGCCTGAAAGCCTTTGCCAACGACCTGAACGGAAGCTATCGCCACGCGCGCCTGGATGATGCCGACCTGCGCGCCCTCGGCTTGCTCGACGGTCCACGCGCGTTGCGCAACGACGGCCAGACTCTGCGCCTCGATACTTGGGCCGACCAGGGTTACTGGCTGTTGTTGCCGTTGTTGCTGCTGGCGGCGTGCGCCGGCCGTCGGGGCTGGTTGTTCTGTCTGCCACTGCTCTTGCTGCTACCACAGCCGAGTTACGCCTTCGACTTCAACGATTTGTGGCTGCGACCCGACCAACAGGGGCTGATCTTGCTGAAGCAGAAGCGCCCGGCCGAGGCTGCGCAGCATTTCGAAGATCGCCAATGGCAAGGCGTGGCGCTCTACGAGGCAGGCGACTACAGCGGCGCCGCCCAGCGGTTCGCCGAAGGCAGCGACGCCCACGCCCACTACAATCGTGGCAACGCCCTGGCCAAAAGCGGTGAATTGGAAGCGGCGCTGGACGCCTACGAACAGGCGCTGGAACGCCAACCGGATTTGCGCCCGGCCCTGACCAACAAGGCGCTGGTGGAAAGTCTGCTTAAGCAGAAAAACGCTCCACCGCCCGTTGCGCCGGACAAAAACGCTGGTAACGAGACCGAGCCCCCCACGCAAGAACCGCCGCCGGGCGCGGCCACGCAACCGTCGGATGAGGGCGACCCGAAAACCGACGGCCAACAAACCACGACGGACTCCGAGCAACAGAGCAAAACGCCGCCGAAACCCGGCACCAATGAAGTCCCGGGCAGCGAGCTGGGGAATGAAGACAGCACCAGACCACCGATGCGTCCGGCCAGCGACAGCATCGATGGTGAACAGCGCCAGGCGCTGGAGCAATGGCTGCGCAAGATCCCGGATGACCCGGGTGAATTGCTCAGACGCAAATTCTGGTACGAACAGCAACAACATCAGGATCAGGGAAAAACTCGATGA
- a CDS encoding VWA domain-containing protein, with translation MFEFAWPWIFALLPLPWLMRIVLPVADSGEPALKVSFLGDLEGLVRRRARANLPAWRQQAPFMLLWLLLLIAAARPQWLGEPLPIAASGRDLLVAVDVSGSMDFPDMQWQDEDVSRLTLVQHLLGDFLESRDGDRVGLILFGSQAYLQAPLTFDRHTVRVWLDEARIGIAGKNTAIGDAIGLALKRLRQRPAQSRVLILVTDGANNGGQIDPLTAARLAASEGVKIYPIGIGADPEQSGTLGFLGVNPSLDLDEPSLMAIAEASGGQYFRAHDDKELQAIKDTLDKLEPVTQQPTQARPAQALYHWPLAIALLLSMLLVVRERWPDNPLQRLFTKDLFLQTQLPDWRQRLKRLRLRRRR, from the coding sequence ATGTTTGAGTTCGCCTGGCCGTGGATCTTTGCCCTGCTGCCGCTGCCCTGGCTGATGCGCATCGTGCTGCCTGTCGCCGACAGTGGCGAACCGGCGCTCAAGGTCAGCTTCCTCGGCGACCTCGAAGGCCTGGTCCGCCGCCGCGCCCGGGCCAACCTGCCGGCCTGGCGCCAACAGGCACCGTTCATGCTGCTGTGGCTGTTGCTACTGATCGCGGCGGCGCGCCCGCAATGGCTTGGCGAACCGCTGCCCATCGCCGCCAGCGGTCGCGATCTGCTGGTAGCGGTCGACGTGTCCGGCTCGATGGATTTCCCCGACATGCAGTGGCAGGACGAAGACGTCAGTCGACTCACGCTGGTTCAGCACTTGCTCGGTGACTTCCTTGAAAGTCGCGATGGCGATCGCGTCGGCCTGATCCTGTTCGGCAGCCAGGCGTATCTGCAAGCACCGCTGACGTTCGACCGGCACACGGTGCGCGTGTGGCTCGACGAAGCGCGGATCGGCATCGCCGGCAAGAACACCGCCATCGGCGACGCCATTGGCCTGGCCCTCAAACGCCTGCGCCAACGCCCGGCACAAAGTCGCGTGCTGATTCTGGTCACTGACGGCGCCAACAACGGTGGCCAAATCGACCCGCTCACGGCTGCGCGGCTGGCAGCCAGCGAAGGCGTGAAAATCTACCCGATCGGTATCGGCGCCGATCCGGAGCAAAGTGGCACGTTGGGTTTCCTTGGGGTCAACCCGAGCCTCGACCTCGATGAACCCTCCTTGATGGCGATCGCCGAAGCCTCCGGCGGCCAGTATTTTCGCGCCCACGATGACAAGGAACTGCAAGCGATCAAGGACACCCTCGACAAACTGGAACCGGTGACCCAGCAACCGACTCAGGCCCGCCCGGCTCAGGCGCTGTACCACTGGCCTTTGGCAATAGCGTTGCTGTTGAGCATGCTGTTGGTGGTTCGCGAGCGCTGGCCTGACAACCCGTTGCAGCGACTGTTTACCAAGGATCTGTTTTTGCAAACGCAACTGCCCGACTGGCGCCAGCGGCTTAAACGCCTGCGTCTGCGGAGGCGCCGATGA
- a CDS encoding DUF4381 domain-containing protein, which yields MSSLEQLQPLISPPPIEIWPPAPGWWLLLLLLPLIGFGLWKARHFFANKRPIVRTEQPLDPVRLAALAELARMPKPYDGAPAGAWLQQLNGLLKRLCRNHYPYSQSHTLNGRKWLAFLDNRCPAAGLTRWMVLVEGAYKPECKLDDKAIAGLTQAVDTWIRKHV from the coding sequence ATGAGCAGCCTCGAGCAACTGCAACCACTGATCTCCCCGCCACCGATCGAAATCTGGCCTCCGGCACCGGGCTGGTGGCTGTTGCTGCTGTTACTGCCGCTCATCGGTTTCGGTCTGTGGAAGGCAAGGCACTTCTTTGCGAACAAACGCCCGATCGTGCGCACCGAACAACCGCTGGACCCGGTGCGCCTTGCCGCGCTGGCAGAACTCGCGCGGATGCCAAAACCCTACGACGGCGCTCCGGCCGGTGCCTGGTTGCAGCAACTCAACGGTTTGCTCAAACGCCTGTGCCGCAACCACTACCCCTACAGCCAGAGCCATACCCTCAATGGGCGCAAATGGCTGGCATTCCTCGACAATCGTTGCCCGGCCGCCGGCCTGACCCGCTGGATGGTGCTGGTCGAAGGCGCCTACAAACCCGAATGCAAACTCGACGACAAGGCCATCGCCGGCCTGACTCAAGCGGTCGACACCTGGATTCGTAAACATGTTTGA
- a CDS encoding DUF58 domain-containing protein: MNALLPPEPGIRVSLAELIEMRHRVREVQLFSTPSQRSPLIGLHHSKLRGRGVDFDQVRVYQAGDDVRSIDWRVTARTQEPHTKLFHEERERPIFIMVEQSRRLFFGSGLMFKSVLAAQAASLIGWAALGHNDRVGGLVFGNNEHYEIKPRRSKQSLLQLLNRLVRVNQSLHTENEPDRDAFNIALRRAREVLRPGSLVIIICDERTLSDGAEQQLSLLSRHCDLLLLPVSDPLDHALPAAGLLRFAERGAQLELDTLNFELRQTYRAQAEARIARWELLAQKLRVLLMPLSTQSEMVEQLREYLNPQKPGKGR, translated from the coding sequence ATGAACGCCCTCCTGCCGCCCGAGCCGGGCATCCGTGTCAGCCTCGCCGAGCTGATCGAGATGCGCCATCGCGTGCGTGAAGTGCAACTGTTTTCCACGCCGAGCCAGCGCAGCCCGCTGATCGGCTTGCACCACTCCAAACTGCGCGGGCGCGGGGTGGACTTCGATCAGGTGCGGGTCTATCAGGCCGGCGATGATGTGCGAAGCATCGACTGGCGCGTCACCGCCCGCACCCAGGAACCCCACACCAAGCTGTTTCATGAAGAGCGCGAGCGGCCGATTTTCATCATGGTCGAGCAAAGTCGCCGGCTGTTTTTCGGCTCGGGGCTGATGTTCAAATCAGTGCTCGCCGCCCAGGCCGCGAGCCTGATCGGCTGGGCCGCACTGGGTCATAACGATCGGGTCGGCGGACTGGTGTTCGGCAACAACGAACACTATGAAATCAAGCCACGACGAAGCAAACAGAGCCTGCTGCAGTTGCTCAACCGTCTGGTGCGGGTCAATCAGTCGCTGCACACGGAAAACGAGCCGGACCGGGACGCCTTCAACATTGCCCTGCGCCGTGCCCGGGAAGTCCTGCGCCCCGGCAGCCTGGTGATCATAATCTGCGACGAACGCACCTTGTCCGATGGCGCCGAGCAACAGCTGAGTCTGTTGTCGCGGCATTGCGATCTGTTGCTGCTGCCGGTGTCCGATCCACTGGATCACGCCCTGCCCGCCGCGGGGCTTCTACGCTTCGCGGAACGCGGTGCGCAACTGGAACTCGATACCCTGAATTTCGAGCTGCGCCAGACCTATCGCGCCCAGGCCGAAGCGCGCATCGCTCGCTGGGAATTACTCGCGCAGAAACTGCGGGTATTGCTGATGCCCCTGAGCACCCAGAGCGAGATGGTTGAACAATTGCGCGAGTACCTGAACCCACAGAAACCGGGGAAAGGCCGATGA
- a CDS encoding MoxR family ATPase, with protein MEHREALLALRTFLSTQILGQEKLIERLLIALLADGHMLVEGAPGLAKTKAIKELAEGIEAQFHRIQFTPDLLPADITGTEIYRPETGSFVFQQGPIFHNLVLADEINRAPAKVQSALLEAMGERQVSVGRSTYELSPLFLVMATQNPIEQEGTYPLPEAQLDRFLMHVKIGFPDAAVERRILQQARGEALNGETKPERRVSQQAIFAARKEILGLYMADAVEEYLVQLVMATRTPAKFDPEMAEWIAYGASPRGSIALDRCARAHAWLAGRDFVSPEDIQAVLFDVLRHRIILSFEAEAAGIDQDRVVQRILDVVAVA; from the coding sequence ATGGAACATCGTGAAGCGCTGCTAGCGCTGCGAACCTTTCTTTCAACGCAGATTCTCGGCCAGGAAAAACTCATCGAGCGCTTGCTCATCGCCTTGCTTGCCGATGGCCACATGCTGGTCGAGGGCGCTCCGGGCCTGGCCAAGACCAAGGCCATCAAAGAACTCGCCGAAGGCATCGAAGCACAGTTCCATCGCATCCAGTTCACCCCCGACCTGTTGCCCGCCGACATCACCGGTACGGAAATCTATCGCCCGGAAACCGGCAGCTTCGTGTTCCAGCAAGGCCCGATCTTCCACAACCTGGTGCTGGCGGACGAAATCAACCGCGCCCCGGCCAAGGTTCAGTCGGCCTTGCTCGAAGCCATGGGCGAGCGTCAGGTCAGCGTCGGGCGCAGCACATACGAGCTGTCGCCGCTGTTCCTGGTGATGGCCACGCAAAACCCGATCGAGCAGGAAGGCACCTATCCACTGCCCGAAGCGCAGCTCGACCGCTTCCTGATGCACGTGAAAATCGGCTTCCCGGACGCTGCCGTCGAACGACGGATCCTGCAACAGGCCCGTGGCGAAGCGTTGAATGGCGAAACCAAGCCCGAGCGCCGGGTCAGCCAGCAGGCGATTTTTGCCGCGCGCAAGGAAATCCTCGGTTTGTACATGGCCGACGCCGTGGAGGAATACCTGGTGCAGCTGGTCATGGCCACGCGCACCCCGGCCAAGTTCGACCCGGAGATGGCCGAGTGGATCGCCTATGGCGCCAGCCCGCGCGGTTCGATTGCCCTCGACCGTTGCGCCCGGGCCCACGCCTGGCTGGCCGGTCGCGACTTTGTCAGCCCGGAAGACATTCAAGCGGTGCTGTTCGATGTGCTGCGCCACCGCATCATTCTTTCCTTTGAAGCCGAAGCCGCGGGCATCGACCAGGACCGGGTGGTCCAGCGGATTCTCGACGTCGTAGCCGTCGCTTGA